The following are from one region of the Bradyrhizobium septentrionale genome:
- the tnpC gene encoding IS66 family transposase (programmed frameshift), whose translation MISKPDDLPSDLVSALAALQAEREARQKAEAKAANWQAQAANAQAKLSDTEALIAHLELRIEKLKRELHGQRSERSARLLEQLELELEELVTTASEDELAAQAAAAKTQNVRPFMRKRPVRKPWPDDIERERVVIETPTTCACCGGSRLAKIGEDVTKTLEEIPRRFKLIETVREKFTCRDCEKISQPPAPFHATPRGFIGPQLLATILFDKFGMHIPLNRQSARFKAEGIDLPLSTLADQVGHGTFAVMPLFHLIERHVLAAERLHGDDTTIRILAKGKCTTGRIWTYVRDDRPFAGPAPPAAVYYASSDRRGEHPQRHLAAFAGILQADCYSGFEPLFDPQKKALPMTPAFCVAHARRGFFELADIEKNAREGKKGKPVSPIALEAVRRLDTLFEIERAINGRGAGERRAARQEQSKSLLEDMHAWLLRERETLSRSSEVLKPINYMLRRWDGFARFLDDGRICLTNNCAERALRGIALGRRNWTFAGSQRGADRAAIMLTMITTCRLNDVDPKAWLADVLARIADHPASRLHELLPWEWKLLRQADKPANQQAA comes from the exons ATGATATCGAAGCCGGATGATCTTCCATCGGACCTTGTCAGTGCCCTGGCGGCGCTGCAGGCCGAGCGTGAGGCGCGACAGAAAGCCGAGGCGAAGGCCGCCAACTGGCAGGCGCAAGCCGCGAATGCGCAGGCGAAACTGTCGGATACCGAGGCGCTGATCGCTCATCTCGAGTTGCGCATCGAGAAGCTGAAACGCGAACTGCACGGGCAGCGATCCGAGCGCTCGGCACGGCTGCTCGAGCAGTTGGAGTTGGAGCTCGAAGAACTCGTCACCACGGCGAGCGAGGATGAGCTTGCCGCACAGGCCGCAGCGGCGAAGACGCAGAACGTCCGCCCCTTCATGCGCAAGCGGCCGGTGCGCAAGCCATGGCCTGACGATATCGAACGCGAGCGCGTCGTCATTGAGACTCCAACGACCTGCGCCTGCTGCGGTGGATCGCGGCTGGCGAAGATCGGTGAGGATGTGACCAAGACGCTGGAGGAGATCCCGCGCCGCTTCAAGCTGATCGAGACGGTACGCGAGAAGTTCACCTGCCGCGATTGCGAGAAGATCAGCCAGCCGCCCGCGCCGTTCCATGCCACGCCGCGCGGCTTCATCGGCCCACAATTGCTGGCGACGATCCTGTTCGACAAGTTCGGCATGCATATCCCGCTCAACCGCCAGAGTGCGCGCTTTAAGGCCGAGGGGATCGACCTGCCGTTGTCGACGCTGGCCGACCAGGTCGGCCACGGGACCTTCGCCGTCATGCCGCTCTTCCACTTGATCGAACGCCACGTGCTCGCTGCCGAGCGCCTTCATGGCGACGACACCACCATCCGTATTCTGGCGAAGGGCAAGTGCACGACCGGGCGGATCTGGACTTATGTGCGGGATGACCGGCCGTTCGCCGGGCCTGCGCCGCCGGCAGCGGTCTATTACGCCTCGAGCGACCGACGAGGCGAGCATCCACAGAGACATCTGGCCGCCTTCGCCGGCATCTTGCAGGCGGATTGCTACAGCGGCTTCGAGCCGCTGTTCGACCCGCAGAAGAAGGCGCTGCCGATGACACCGGCATTTTGCGTGGCCCATGCGCGGCGGGGCTTCTTCGAGCTGGCTGATATCGAGAAAAATGCTCGGGAAGGCAAGAAAGGCAAACCGGTCTCCCCGATCGCGCTGGAGGCTGTCAGACGCCTCGATACGTTGTTCGAGATCGAGCGCGCCATCAAC GGCCGCGGTGCCGGCGAGCGGCGTGCCGCTCGCCAGGAACAGAGTAAGTCACTTCTCGAGGACATGCATGCCTGGCTGCTCCGCGAGCGCGAAACCCTCTCGCGTTCCTCCGAGGTCCTGAAGCCGATTAACTACATGCTCAGGCGCTGGGACGGCTTCGCCCGCTTCCTCGACGACGGCAGGATCTGCTTGACCAACAATTGCGCTGAGCGCGCATTGAGAGGCATCGCCTTGGGAAGGCGCAACTGGACCTTCGCCGGCAGCCAACGCGGCGCCGACCGTGCCGCCATCATGCTGACGATGATCACGACCTGTCGCCTCAACGACGTCGATCCCAAGGCCTGGCTCGCCGACGTCCTGGCCCGTATCGCCGATCATCCCGCATCGCGTCTGCACGAGCTCTTGCCCTGGGAATGGAAGCTCCTGCGCCAGGCCGACAAGCCAGCCAATCAGCAGGCCGCCTGA
- the tnpB gene encoding IS66 family insertion sequence element accessory protein TnpB (TnpB, as the term is used for proteins encoded by IS66 family insertion elements, is considered an accessory protein, since TnpC, encoded by a neighboring gene, is a DDE family transposase.) produces MIPIPTGVRVWLATGHTDMRCGFPSLALRVQEVLKRDAMGGGLFCFRGKRGDLLKVIWHDGQGACLFTKRLERGRFIWPSVAGESVTISPAQLSYLLSGIDWRNPQETQRPTRVG; encoded by the coding sequence ATGATCCCGATCCCGACGGGCGTGCGGGTGTGGCTGGCGACGGGCCATACCGACATGCGGTGCGGCTTTCCGAGCCTGGCTCTGCGCGTGCAGGAAGTGCTCAAGCGCGACGCCATGGGCGGCGGTCTTTTCTGCTTCCGGGGCAAACGCGGTGATCTATTGAAGGTCATTTGGCACGATGGCCAGGGCGCCTGCTTGTTCACCAAAAGACTCGAGAGAGGCAGGTTCATCTGGCCATCGGTTGCTGGTGAATCGGTAACGATCTCTCCGGCGCAGTTGAGCTATCTGTTGTCCGGGATCGATTGGCGCAACCCTCAAGAAACCCAGCGTCCGACGCGGGTCGGATAG
- the tnpA gene encoding IS66-like element accessory protein TnpA: MDVHKDSAVLSRMDLVETGRRRRWTRAEKLRIVEEGFSGPRLVSATARRYGISRQLLLSWRKAWTCHDPAEEDSIGPTFVPAIVAASTPPTTEAVETGQIEIVSPQGLRVVFGPGADIEAVVRIARGLARR; the protein is encoded by the coding sequence ATGGACGTACATAAGGACAGTGCGGTGCTGAGCCGCATGGATTTGGTGGAGACCGGTCGGCGGCGACGCTGGACGCGTGCGGAGAAGCTCAGAATCGTAGAGGAGGGCTTCTCGGGGCCACGACTGGTGTCGGCGACGGCTCGCCGGTATGGGATATCACGTCAGCTTCTGCTGAGCTGGCGCAAGGCTTGGACCTGTCATGATCCGGCCGAAGAGGATTCGATCGGCCCGACATTCGTCCCTGCGATAGTTGCGGCAAGTACGCCGCCAACGACGGAAGCTGTCGAGACAGGTCAGATCGAAATCGTGAGCCCTCAGGGGCTGCGCGTGGTCTTCGGCCCCGGTGCGGATATCGAGGCGGTCGTTCGAATTGCTCGGGGCCTGGCGCGCCGATGA